From the Kitasatospora viridis genome, one window contains:
- a CDS encoding CDP-alcohol phosphatidyltransferase family protein, whose amino-acid sequence MEVQETRVQTDRVLTIPNLLSMARLVGVPVFLWLILWPEFGGPKNDGWALLILLFSGVSDYLDGKLARRWGQISRLGQLLDPLADRLYIFSTLLGLTWRGILPWWLTAILLARDVFISTLLPILNRHGYGPLQVSFLGKAATFNLMYAFPLLLLGHGSGWIHSTAAVVSWAFIGWGTVLYWWAAILYAMQTRQIVKAAGVTSG is encoded by the coding sequence GTGGAGGTCCAGGAGACGCGAGTCCAGACCGACCGCGTCCTCACCATCCCGAACCTGCTGAGCATGGCCCGGCTGGTCGGGGTGCCGGTCTTCCTCTGGCTCATTCTCTGGCCGGAGTTCGGGGGCCCGAAGAACGACGGCTGGGCGTTGCTGATCTTGCTGTTCAGCGGGGTGAGCGACTACCTCGACGGAAAGCTGGCCCGGCGCTGGGGGCAGATCAGCCGGCTCGGCCAGCTGCTGGACCCGCTGGCCGACCGCCTCTACATCTTCTCCACCCTGCTGGGCCTCACCTGGCGCGGCATCCTGCCGTGGTGGCTGACCGCGATCCTGCTGGCCCGCGACGTCTTCATCAGCACGCTGCTGCCGATTCTGAACCGGCACGGCTACGGGCCGTTGCAGGTGAGTTTTCTGGGCAAGGCGGCGACCTTCAATCTGATGTACGCCTTTCCGCTTCTGCTGCTGGGGCACGGAAGCGGGTGGATCCACAGCACCGCGGCGGTGGTCAGCTGGGCATTCATCGGGTGGGGGACGGTGCTCTACTGGTGGGCCGCGATCCTCTACGCGATGCAGACGCGACAGATCGTCAAGGCCGCCGGGGTAACGTCCGGCTAG
- the ptsP gene encoding phosphoenolpyruvate--protein phosphotransferase has translation MEKTLRGVGVSHGVAIGPVRHMGTAVLEPAATQIPAGEAEREQARAKQAVDAVAADLVARGNLAGGEAQAVLEAQSLMAQDPELMADVERRIAVGSSAERGVYDAFAAYRALLASAGEYLAGRVADLDDVRNRIVARLMGVPMPGLPDSDEPYVLLARDLAPADTALLDPTLVLGFVTEEGGPTSHSAILARAMGVPAIVALPGATGLAEGTVVAVDGSSGEVLLDPSAEQQAELRRVAAERKAALAASSGPGRTSDGHLVPLLANVGGPGDVPAAVAAGAEGVGLFRTEFLFLDDSKKAPSEDAQLTAYRQVLEAFPEGRVVVRVLDAGADKPLDFLTPTDEPNPALGVRGLRTLLEHPDVLRTQLRALARAAEGLPVHLEVMAPMVADRADAKAFAEACRAAGLAAKFGAMVEIPSAALRARAILEEVEFLSLGTNDLAQYTFAADRQVGALARLQDPWQPALLDLVAAAADAAKAAGKSCGVCGEAAADPLLACVLTGLGVTSLSMGAASIPYVRSTLAKYTLAQCRRAAEAARAADSAEEARAAAQQVLSGE, from the coding sequence ATGGAGAAGACGCTGCGCGGCGTGGGTGTCAGCCACGGGGTCGCGATCGGCCCGGTCCGGCACATGGGCACCGCGGTGCTGGAGCCCGCGGCCACCCAGATCCCGGCCGGGGAGGCCGAGCGGGAGCAGGCGCGGGCCAAGCAGGCGGTGGACGCCGTCGCCGCCGACCTGGTGGCCCGCGGCAACCTGGCCGGCGGTGAGGCCCAGGCGGTGCTGGAGGCCCAGTCGCTGATGGCCCAGGACCCGGAGCTGATGGCCGACGTGGAGCGTCGGATCGCCGTCGGCAGCAGTGCCGAGCGCGGCGTCTACGACGCGTTCGCCGCCTACCGGGCGCTGCTCGCCTCGGCCGGCGAGTACCTGGCCGGCCGGGTCGCCGACCTGGACGACGTGCGCAACCGGATCGTCGCCCGCCTGATGGGCGTGCCGATGCCGGGCCTGCCGGACAGCGACGAGCCGTACGTGCTGCTGGCCCGGGACCTGGCGCCGGCCGACACCGCGCTGCTCGACCCGACGCTGGTGCTCGGCTTCGTCACCGAGGAGGGCGGCCCGACCAGCCACTCGGCGATCCTGGCCCGGGCGATGGGCGTGCCGGCCATCGTCGCGCTGCCCGGGGCGACCGGGCTGGCCGAGGGCACCGTGGTGGCGGTGGACGGCAGCAGCGGCGAGGTGCTGCTGGACCCGAGCGCCGAGCAGCAGGCCGAGCTGCGCCGGGTCGCGGCCGAGCGCAAGGCCGCGCTGGCCGCCTCCTCCGGCCCCGGTCGGACCTCGGACGGCCACCTGGTGCCGCTGCTGGCCAACGTCGGCGGCCCGGGCGACGTGCCGGCCGCGGTCGCCGCCGGCGCCGAGGGCGTGGGCCTGTTCCGCACCGAGTTCCTCTTCCTGGACGACTCGAAGAAGGCGCCGAGCGAGGACGCCCAGCTGACCGCCTACCGCCAGGTGCTGGAGGCCTTCCCCGAGGGCCGGGTGGTGGTGCGGGTGCTGGACGCCGGCGCCGACAAGCCGCTCGACTTCCTCACCCCCACCGACGAGCCCAACCCGGCGCTGGGCGTGCGGGGCCTGCGCACCCTGCTGGAGCACCCGGACGTGCTCCGGACCCAGCTGCGGGCGCTGGCCCGGGCGGCCGAGGGCCTGCCGGTGCACCTTGAGGTGATGGCCCCGATGGTCGCCGACCGGGCGGACGCCAAGGCCTTCGCCGAGGCCTGCCGGGCGGCGGGTCTGGCGGCCAAGTTCGGCGCGATGGTGGAGATCCCGTCGGCCGCGCTGCGGGCCCGGGCGATCCTGGAGGAGGTCGAGTTCCTCTCGCTGGGCACCAACGACCTGGCCCAGTACACCTTCGCGGCCGACCGCCAGGTGGGTGCGCTGGCCCGGCTGCAGGACCCGTGGCAGCCGGCGCTGCTCGACCTGGTGGCCGCGGCGGCGGACGCGGCCAAGGCGGCCGGCAAGAGCTGCGGGGTCTGCGGCGAGGCGGCCGCCGACCCGCTGCTGGCCTGTGTGCTCACCGGTCTGGGCGTGACCAGCCTGTCGATGGGCGCCGCCTCGATCCCCTACGTGCGCAGCACGCTGGCGAAGTACACCCTGGCGCAGTGCCGGCGGGCCGCCGAGGCGGCCCGGGCCGCGGACAGTGCCGAGGAGGCGCGGGCGGCCGCGCAGCAGGTGCTGTCGGGCGAGTGA
- a CDS encoding sugar phosphate nucleotidyltransferase: protein MKAVVMAGGEGTRLRPMTSSMPKPLLPVANRPIMEHVLRLLKRHGLTDTVVTVQFLASLVKNYFGDGEDLGMNLTYANEEIPLGTAGSVKNAEDALRDDSFLVISGDALTDFDLSELIAFHREKGALVTVCLTRVPNPLEFGITIVDDEGRVERFLEKPTWGQVFSDTVNTGIYVMEPEVFDYVAAGTSVDWSSDVFPQLLKEGKPVYGYVAEGYWEDVGTHESYGKAQADVLEGKVEVELDGFEISPGVWVAEGAEVDPEAILRGPLYIGDYAKVEAGVELREHTVLGSNVVVKRGAFLHKAVVHDNVYIGPQTNLRGCVVGKNTDVMRAARIDDGAVIGDECLIGEESIIATGVRVYPFKTIEAGAFVNTSVIWESRGQEHLFGTRGVSGILNVEITPELAVRLAGAYATTLKKGATVTIARDHSRGARALKRAMISALQTSAIDVRDLENVPMPVARQHTARGSAGGIFLRTTPGVSDSLDILFFDERGADLSQAGQRKLDRVYARQEFRRAFPGEIGDLTFPSSVFDSYAGNLLRTIDTSGVREAGLKVVVDTAHGSAGLVLPSILGRLGVEALSVNSGLDEARPTEDAEERRAGLARLGALVASSRAAFGVRFDTVGERVSFVDELGRVIDDDRALLVLLDLVAAERRSGQVALPVTTTRIAEQVAAYHGTQVRWTSTSLDDLAKAAAAEGTIFGGDGRGGYVVPEFSGGLLDGAAAFVRLVGLVARTQLTLSQIDARIPQAHMGRRDIATPWAAKGMVMRSVVEAAGNRRLDTTDGVRVVEADGRWTLVLPDPAEAVTHLWAEGPDDEATQGLLDEWAAVVDGAGR, encoded by the coding sequence ATGAAAGCCGTTGTGATGGCAGGAGGCGAGGGAACTCGTCTCCGACCGATGACTTCCAGCATGCCGAAGCCGCTCCTGCCGGTCGCCAATCGTCCGATCATGGAGCACGTGCTCAGGCTGCTCAAGCGGCACGGCCTCACCGACACGGTGGTCACCGTCCAGTTCCTCGCCTCGCTGGTGAAGAACTACTTCGGGGACGGTGAGGATCTTGGCATGAACCTCACCTACGCGAACGAGGAGATTCCACTGGGCACTGCCGGGAGCGTCAAGAACGCGGAGGACGCGCTCCGCGACGACTCGTTCCTGGTGATCTCCGGTGACGCACTGACGGATTTCGATCTTTCCGAGCTGATCGCCTTTCACCGGGAGAAGGGCGCACTGGTCACCGTGTGCCTCACCAGGGTGCCCAATCCACTTGAATTCGGAATCACCATCGTCGACGACGAGGGTCGGGTGGAGCGGTTCCTGGAGAAGCCGACATGGGGTCAGGTCTTCTCGGACACCGTCAACACCGGTATCTACGTGATGGAGCCGGAGGTCTTCGACTACGTCGCGGCCGGCACCTCGGTGGACTGGTCGAGTGACGTCTTCCCGCAGCTGCTCAAGGAGGGCAAGCCGGTCTACGGCTACGTCGCCGAGGGCTACTGGGAGGACGTGGGCACCCACGAGAGCTACGGCAAGGCCCAGGCCGACGTGCTGGAGGGCAAGGTCGAGGTCGAGCTCGACGGGTTCGAGATCTCTCCGGGTGTCTGGGTGGCCGAGGGTGCGGAGGTGGACCCGGAGGCGATCCTGCGCGGCCCGCTCTACATCGGTGACTACGCCAAGGTCGAGGCCGGCGTGGAGCTGCGCGAGCACACCGTGCTCGGCAGCAACGTCGTGGTGAAGCGCGGTGCGTTCCTGCACAAGGCCGTGGTGCACGACAACGTGTACATCGGCCCGCAGACCAACCTGCGCGGCTGCGTGGTGGGCAAGAACACCGACGTGATGCGCGCGGCCCGGATCGACGACGGTGCGGTGATCGGCGACGAGTGCCTGATCGGCGAGGAGTCGATCATCGCGACCGGCGTCCGGGTCTACCCGTTCAAGACCATCGAGGCCGGGGCCTTCGTCAACACCTCGGTGATCTGGGAGTCGCGGGGCCAGGAGCACCTGTTCGGCACCCGCGGCGTCTCCGGGATCCTCAACGTGGAGATCACCCCGGAGCTCGCGGTCCGGCTGGCCGGCGCCTACGCGACCACGCTGAAGAAGGGCGCCACCGTCACCATCGCCCGTGACCACTCGCGTGGTGCGCGGGCGCTCAAGCGGGCGATGATCTCCGCGCTGCAGACCAGTGCGATCGACGTCCGCGACCTGGAGAACGTGCCGATGCCGGTGGCCCGGCAGCACACGGCGCGCGGCAGCGCGGGCGGGATCTTCCTGCGCACCACCCCGGGCGTGTCGGACTCGCTGGACATCCTGTTCTTCGACGAGCGCGGCGCCGACCTGTCGCAGGCCGGGCAGCGCAAGCTCGACCGGGTCTACGCCCGGCAGGAGTTCCGCCGCGCGTTCCCGGGCGAGATCGGCGACCTGACCTTCCCGTCCAGCGTCTTCGACTCGTACGCGGGCAACCTGTTGCGGACCATCGACACCAGCGGGGTCCGGGAGGCCGGGCTCAAGGTGGTGGTGGACACCGCGCACGGCAGCGCCGGCCTGGTGCTGCCGAGCATCCTCGGCCGACTCGGGGTCGAGGCGCTGAGCGTCAACAGCGGTCTGGACGAGGCCCGGCCGACCGAGGACGCCGAGGAGCGCCGGGCCGGCCTGGCCCGGCTGGGTGCGCTGGTCGCCTCCTCCCGCGCGGCCTTCGGGGTGCGCTTCGACACGGTCGGCGAGCGGGTCTCCTTCGTCGACGAGCTGGGCCGGGTGATCGACGACGACCGGGCACTGCTGGTGCTGCTCGACCTTGTCGCCGCCGAACGGCGCAGCGGCCAGGTGGCCCTGCCGGTGACAACCACCCGGATCGCCGAGCAGGTGGCGGCCTACCACGGCACCCAGGTGCGGTGGACCAGCACCTCGTTGGACGACCTGGCCAAGGCGGCCGCGGCCGAGGGCACGATCTTCGGCGGCGACGGGCGCGGCGGCTACGTGGTGCCGGAGTTCAGCGGCGGTCTGCTGGACGGTGCGGCGGCCTTCGTCCGGCTGGTCGGCCTGGTGGCCCGCACTCAGCTGACCCTCAGTCAGATCGACGCCCGGATCCCGCAGGCCCACATGGGCCGGCGGGACATCGCCACTCCATGGGCGGCCAAGGGCATGGTGATGCGGTCGGTGGTCGAGGCGGCGGGCAACCGCAGGCTGGACACCACCGACGGCGTGCGGGTGGTCGAGGCGGACGGCCGGTGGACCCTGGTGCTGCCGGACCCGGCCGAGGCGGTCACCCACCTGTGGGCCGAGGGCCCGGACGACGAGGCCACCCAGGGCCTGCTG
- a CDS encoding PTS sugar transporter subunit IIA — protein sequence MTTVTSPLSGRAIGLAAVPDPVFAGAMVGPGTAIDPVREPTTAVAPVDGLVVSMHPHAFVVMDADGHGVLTHLGIDTVQLNGEGFELLVSKGDQVKRGQPVVKWNPAAVEAAGKSPISPIVALEASADALSGVAEAGEVASGGELFNWN from the coding sequence ATGACCACAGTGACGTCGCCGCTCTCCGGCCGCGCCATCGGACTCGCCGCCGTGCCGGACCCGGTCTTCGCCGGCGCCATGGTCGGACCGGGCACCGCCATCGACCCCGTGCGGGAGCCCACCACTGCGGTCGCGCCGGTCGACGGACTGGTGGTCTCGATGCACCCGCACGCGTTCGTGGTGATGGACGCGGACGGCCACGGTGTGCTCACCCACCTCGGCATCGACACCGTGCAGCTCAACGGCGAGGGGTTCGAGCTGCTGGTCAGCAAGGGCGACCAGGTGAAGCGCGGTCAGCCGGTGGTCAAGTGGAACCCGGCCGCGGTGGAGGCCGCGGGCAAGTCGCCGATCTCCCCGATCGTGGCGCTGGAGGCGTCGGCGGACGCGCTGAGCGGCGTCGCCGAGGCCGGCGAGGTGGCCAGCGGCGGCGAGCTCTTCAACTGGAACTGA